A single window of Colletotrichum higginsianum IMI 349063 chromosome 8, whole genome shotgun sequence DNA harbors:
- a CDS encoding F420-dependent nadp reductase → MRVAIAGSGSVARYFAEELPAVGLDVVILTRSIKPEFENLPGVQQFVTDYSVSSLLEGIEGSSTLISAILGYTSAFIDVHRRLIEAARKSSTCKRFIPAEYGGNLEDFPDQPAFYSRLQGVVRRELAEQDELEWTLLSTGWFVDYVVPRRNRMLQDAGDAIPVNIAGDSMLIPGSGKEPLDLTSVRDMARAVAKLVQAPRWERYTYLSGEKSTWNDIAVLVQAKYPQVTVRHRSLAQLIEDIVAHPDGEERIVAEYGVFSASGAGSLPVDKVAAHREKYFAGIKFRTARDLMAEVERDPDVIV, encoded by the coding sequence ATGCGCGTTGCTATCGCCGGCTCCGGAAGCGTCGCCCGTTACTTTGCGGAAGAACTCCCCGCGgttggcctcgacgtcgtcatcctcaccCGGTCCATCAAGCCCGAGTTCGAGAATCTTCCCGGCGTCCAACAGTTCGTCACGGACTACTCCGTCTCCTCGCTCctcgagggcatcgaggGCTCCAGCACCCTCATCTCGGCCATTCTCGGCTACACGTCCGCCTTCATCGACGTGCACCGACGCCTCATCGAAGCCGCCAGGAAGAGCAGCACGTGCAAGCGCTTCATCCCCGCCGAGTATGGCGGCAACTTGGAAGACTTCCCCGACCAGCCGGCCTTCTACTCCCGCCTCCAGGGGGTCGTCCGCAGGGAGCTGGCCGAGcaggacgagctcgagtGGACGCTGCTGTCGACCGGCTGGTTCGTGGACTACGTCGTCCCGAGGCGCAACCGGATGCTGCAAGACGCGGGTGATGCGATCCCCGTCAACATCGCCGGCGACAGCATGCTGATCCCGGGCTCCGGCAAAGAGCCTTTGGACTTGACCTCAGTCAGGGACATGGCCCGGGCAGTTGCCAAGCTGGTGCAGGCGCCTCGATGGGAGCGATATACGTACCTCTCGGGAGAAAAGTCGACGTGGAACGATATCGCGGTGTTGGTGCAGGCGAAATACCCCCAGGTAACCGTCAGGCACCGCAGTCTCGCCCAGCTGATCGAGGATATTGTCGCCCAtccggacggcgaggagcggATTGTGGCTGAGTACGGCGTCTTCTCCGCCAGCGGCGCAGGGTCTCTGCCCGTCGACAAGGTGGCCGCTCATCGAGAGAAGTACTTTGCGGGGATCAAGTTTAGAACGGCCAGGGATCTGATGGCGGAAGTCGAACGGGACCCGGATGTTATCGTCTAG
- a CDS encoding Oxidoreductase translates to MSPTLTSLAQEISASISNARELPIGTFACGGEVPIYSSPEQVKEAHDRASAGNPDGTASGPVVLRWDAPRDSVDSEPAKVVFPVSSDEDSKGFEKLLRDSSPATFGLEGQPVLDETYRKAQKLYASDFSTSFNPYELGIIDTVRKILLSSIRHEDYEWTIRAELYSLNIYSGPSGKFKAHVDTPRSTYQIGSLVVCLPMSHKDGELAVRHEGKTHTFDWSDKTANEAQPSIKWAALYSDCEHEVFEVTKGHRVTLTQSALDPTSLPLYRQVKNLISSERFQSKDRVLGYYSTHVYPHTEKKTSLPFCLKGIDMAIYEAFRATGLTVRLCAVVDNPYDTWYGKRAWDRDLQEFSDSESTEKKDGVTADKQKLDRRNYRYMYDSDEVNDNVGDDAKDVPSQLIRPICPLINAGTCDRPDDLKQSLEDFGDRIDYKKVIWLNKKNKGNKKLQFNYLAYGNEPETSEKYSQFALIVEVPAKELVTD, encoded by the exons ATGTCTCCAACACTGACTTCTCTGGCTCAAGAGATCTCCGCCAGCATATCGAATGCGCGAGAGCTACCCATTGGCACCTTTGCTTGTGGGGGTGAGGTTCCAATCTACTCCTCTCCCGAGCAAGTCAAGGAGGCGCACGACAGGGCTTCGGCCGGAAACCCAGACGGGACCGCGTCtggccccgtcgtccttcGCTGGGATGCACCCAGAGACTCTGTTGACTCCGAACCCGCCAAGGTTGTTTTCCCAGTGTCATCGGACGAGGACTCCAAGGGCTTCGAAAAGCTTCTCCGAGACTCTTCTCCGGCTACGTTCGGTCTAGAGGGGCAGCCTGTCCTGGACGAGACGTACCGCAAGGCTCAGAAGCTGTACGCCTCAGACTTCTCGACGAGCTTTAACCCATACGAGCTGGGCATCATTGACACCGTGAGGAAGATTCTCTTGTCGAGCATCCGGCACGAAGACTATGAGTGGACCATCCGCGCCGAGCTGTACAGCTTGAATATCTACTCTGGGCCATCGGGGAAGTTCAAGGCTCACGTCGACACTCCTCGTTCCACATATCAAATCGGCTCTTTGGTTGTCTGTCTGCCTATGAGCCACAAAGATGGCGAGCTTGCCGTTCGACACGAGGGGAAGACCCACACGTTTGACTGGTCGGACAAGACTGCCAACGAGGCGCAGCCATCGATCAAGTGGGCAGCTCTCTACAGCGATTGTGAGCACGAAGTCTTTGAGGTTACAAAGGGACATCGCGTTACTCTCAC TCAATCGGCATTGGACCCAACTTCCCTGCCCCTCTATCGCCAGGTCAAGAATCTTATCTCGTCAGAGAGGTTCCAAAGCAAAG ATCGCGTTCTTGGCTATTACAGCACACATGTCTATCCCCACACGGAGAAGAAAACGAGTTTGCCGTTCTGCCTCAAGGGTATCGACATGGCCATTTACGAAGCGTTCAGAGCCACGGGATTGACTGTAAGGCTCTGTGCTGTTGTCGACAATCCATACGACACCTGGTATGGAAAGCGAGCCTGGGATAGAGACTTGCAAGAGTTCTCAGACAGTGAGTCGACTGAGAAGAAAGATGGCGTTACTGCCGACAAGCAGAAGCTTGACCGCCGTAATTACAGGTATATGTACGATTCAGATGAGGTCAACGATAAtgtgggcgacgacgccaaggatGTGCCGTCTCAGTTGATCAGACCCATTTGTCCCCTAATCAACGCCGGTACATGCGATAGACCGGACGACTTGAAGCAAAGTCTCGAGGATTTCGGCGACCGTATCGACTATAAGAAGGTGATTTGGCTTAACAAAAAGAACAAGGGAAATAAAAAACTCCAGTTTAATTACCTTGCA TACGGGAACGAACCGGAGACTAGCGAGAAGTATTCTCAGTTTGCCCTCATAGTCGAAGTGCCTGCGAAGGAGCTGGTCACAGACTAG
- a CDS encoding Phosphotransferase, whose amino-acid sequence MYGGQEELDNLVWDKNDKDSGEAQNQMRLKKKCRQVEELAKEKCGKPATLISPLIFGGFNILYRMHLDGTSPDVMVRLPCPSLVQFPNEKTAYEAATAALIAKRTQLPVPRQFCYGQDSPVGPFIIMERLENCGSVSARLNRRSEDPSAPHVLDANVSEAVLEVIWGKVAHCLLQLSCLTFPRIGSLVEADDGSYEVGGRPLTHNMTDMVRLANIPRAVLPPKEKTYETADEWYTALADMHIAQLIFQHNDLVTSEDDCRNKYVARHVFRRLAKEGRLSTFGFTEDNWSAQSSNIPGHTLSPAPSGSHSFRLWGDDFRAGNILLNDTDDIAALIDWEYTYVGPTQFILDPPWWLLIETAEMWSAGIDDWRETYDMRLNTWLSAMKKAEANMAGPSPLPAPLSTYMRESWETGRFFLSYGARKSWAFDAMYWRFLDERFFGGRQDGVFKDELWKTRVHLLSEEERAAMDPFVKRKMAELEERRIVDWDPKEASKRFSDFLFD is encoded by the coding sequence ATGTACGGTGGTCAGGAAGAACTAGACAACCTTGTCTGGGACAAGAACGACAAAGACTCCGGCGAGGCGCAAAATCAAATGCGACTCAAGAAAAAGTGTCGTCAAGTGGAAGAACTCGCGAAGGAGAAATGCGGGAAGCCAGCAACCTTGATTTCGCCCTTGATCTTCGGCGGCTTCAACATCCTGTACAGGATGCACCTCGACGGAACGTCCCCGGATGTCATGGTTCGACTGCCTTGTCCAAGTCTCGTTCAGTTTCCGAATGAGAAAACCGCTTACGAGGCCGCCACGGCAGCCTTGATTGCGAAACGCACGCAACTTCCTGTTCCTCGGCAATTCTGCTACGGACAGGACTCACCCGTCGGCCCTTTCATTATCATGGAACGCCTTGAGAACTGCGGTAGCGTATCGGCGAGGCTGAATAGACGCAGCGAAGACCCCTCAGCACCTCATGTGTTGGATGCGAATGTTTCCGAAGCGGTGCTAGAGGTCATCTGGGGAAAGGTGGCGCACTGTCTACTGCAGCTATCCTGCCTCACCTTCCCACGGATTGGGTCTTTGGTTGAGGCCGATGACGGCTCCTATGAGGTGGGCGGGAGGCCTTTGACCCATAACATGACTGACATGGTTCGACTGGCCAACATTCCCCGTGCCGTTCTCCCACCAAAGGAAAAGACGTATGAGACTGCAGACGAGTGGTACACGGCGTTGGCAGACATGCACATCGCACAGCTCATTTTCCAACATAATGATCTGGTCACGTCTGAAGACGATTGCCGCAATAAGTACGTTGCACGCCATGTCTTCCGCAGGTTGGCCAAAGAAGGTAGACTCTCGACCTTCGGATTCACCGAGGACAACTGGTCTGCCCAGTCTTCCAATATTCCAGGCCACACACTCTCGCCCGCCCCCTCAGGCTCCCACTCCTTCCGACTCTGGGGCGATGATTTCCGAGCTGGAAACATACTCCTCAACGACACAGATGACATCGCTGCCCTCATCGACTGGGAGTACACGTATGTTGGGCCCACGCAATTCATTCTCGACCCACCTTGGTGGCTCCTtatcgagacggccgagatgtggtcggccggcatcgacgactgGAGGGAAACATACGACATGCGCCTAAATACCTGGCTTTCTGCCATGAAAAAGGCAGAAGCCAACATGGCAGGCCCCAGTCCTCTACCGGCACCGCTGTCTACTTACATGCGGGAGAGCTGGGAAACGGGGCGGTTTTTCCTCAGTTACGGGGCACGGAAAAGTTGGGCCTTTGACGCCATGTACTGGAGGTTTCTGGATGAGAGATTCTTTGGCGGTCGACAAGACGGCGTTTTCAAGGATGAGTTATGGAAGACGAGGGTGCATCTATTgagcgaggaagagagggcAGCCATGGACCCCTTtgtgaagaggaagatggccgagttggAGGAAAGACGAATTGTCGACTGGGATCCAAAGGAAGCCAGCAAGCGTTTTTCTGATTTCTTGTTTGAttga
- a CDS encoding NADH-cytochrome b5 reductase — protein MASTAAIRRFRPASVAATIAAGGIGLGVMSKLLVGNASAESDAPPKVFGAGPAFVSLPLESSEQMNHNTKRLRFKLPQREAVSGLTAAVLTMSWPEGRWLPVARPYTPVQPLDDTGYLELLVKKYPDGKQSTHLHSMTPGQTLLFALAIKGHQWKPNSYPHVTLIAGGAGITPIYQLAQGILRNPLDKTAITLVFGVNSDPDVLLKKELEQFEKEFPGRFRAVYTVSNPAPNSPLRKGYVTKELLQEVGAVPKDGAETKVFVCGPPAMEAALVGKKGTSGILQQLGYRKDQIHQF, from the exons ATGGCGTCGACAGCTGCAATTCGCCGTTTCCGACCGGCGTCCGTCGcggccaccatcgccgcggGAGGTATCGGTTTGGGCGTCATGTCAAAGCTGCTCGTCGGGAACGCGTCCGCCGAGTCGGATGCGCCGCCAAAGGTCTTTGGCGCGGGGCCCGCGTTCGTGTCATTGCCGCTGGAGAGCTCGGAGCAGATGAACCACAACACGAAGCGGCTGCGATTCAAGCTGCCACAAAGAGAGGCCGTTAGCGGACT GACAGCGGCTGTCCTCACGATGTCATGGCCAGAGGGCCGATGGCTCCCCGTCGCAAGGCCGTACACGCCTGTGCAGCCTCTGG ATGACACCGGCTACCTGGAGCTCTTGGTAAAAAAGTACCCGGACGGCAAGCAGAGCACACACCTCCACTCCATGACACCAGGCCAAACGCTGCTCTTCGCCCTGGCCATCAAGGGCCACCAGTGGAAGCCCAACAGCTACCCGCACGTCACGCTaatcgccggcggcgcgggcaTTACGCCCATCTACCAGCTTGCGCAGGGCATCCTCCGCAACCCGCTGGATAAGACGGCCATCAcgctcgtcttcggcgtcaACTCGGACCCGGACGTCCTGCTCAAAAAGGAGCTTGAACAGTTCGAAAAAGAGTTCCCCGGGAGGTTTAGGGCCGTGTATACGGTCAGCAACCCGGCACCGAACTCGCCTCTGAGAAAGGGCTATGTAACGAAGGAGCTGTTGCAGGAGGTTGGTGCGGTGCCCAAAGACGGGGCCGAGACCAAGGTGTTCGTGTGcgggccgccggcgatggaggcggcgTTAGTCGGGAAGAAGGGCACGTCGGGTATCTTGCAGCAACTTGGGTACCGCAAGGACCAGATCCATCAGTTTtga
- a CDS encoding Vps9 domain protein produces the protein MQPLNPFLAAFFRSSLPSQCTPVHHHILLVPTTDVLLTCREIESGSTFNEVVTSEEFLASHVLRIPASNTASAAAGGKEGAQNLRELRGKAKQYQTINGRTVVIKDAHVYSNKGFKSLAQAQLLNDSTWYPDLLEPRQWLIYYISRPLVGVWEEIKIEPAILIEGMARQRALEQSRSPAGAGSEGAMLPRKKDIKSFHDLLNHFPIIARQMQPGLEKLFREFSTVFERPLPPPPSAFRIPDPAPEGPITTAMKKARSNSMSAARRPNGVPNGLPVTENFYAEDDEDVMRASLETAVTAAIDLFQGVDKQQLSMLGATTDLTGPLVERLIERYVSENVHHLLFPRLSASKRPYDLELEAKVRQMEFIDLSQLGIAIEGGSRGKHELTIQLGLAVEEFKKMTNAMSAQEMLDLLLSTIKLVTHLTNSSQAQTASSFEKPTLTVNADTLVSLLLFVVIRAQVRHLHARLIYIRHFIFIDDVDNGEMGYALSTFEAVLAYLVLDSAGLRKASRRNKALWDAACNGSLDDLKRIMEPDSNAIIDDDLYDSPESSRRPSRSWSYTNGSASRRSSTALTFSDRFSSGSGLSHVFPFQAEADGGELEFPLPPVPRKVKRVAMDTRSMSSGSEISYHSRATSNGTVGSALEGDISIDRLSQTHNSFGESILMMAVQNERPHLLRYLLSLNEYYSPSVVLDDINNEDTTLFSAAVQLGHTELINIILEFVMASASRERLVEYLAQQDIWGRSCAHYLFHAPFLISRIGKLVPWRQRDKNGQTPLFALCRSYDHVHYREMVDAGLDAATEAQGDGLSLHVDDHVDAKGNTLLHIVNDPQLALRILQQCDVNVNATNEKKFTPLMVASKYGRLDMVRTLFMDASVDVAARELRSLTAVELAKDDDIRNKIDDLALFSMPPAADGRITGVVRAFFVEDATIRLVLKSAAPADHMSYTVTTSRRNLSDFEHLGNLLALENPASWIPAVAGVRSPFQIPSKPSRAVLRDIQTRADWFLKIMLNHPTFATHEMLWEFFLVPDIQLGMMEQRSNLKAETRAEKVREEYEPVKDVREVEQFVDHAREMVRSVNYSTKSVARRVNSIAIVASDLHDASALLHRAVSTLPFLPPAYITALESYVRSIAPMQSNPYAIFHSTFLASQSTIQALLSALSRPPAQIAQISVARKSVERNYNSLTRSTRWPLGLLDDTRQRFNEEREEKARQSQEQVDDLGRELRYSQQVVAGELAGWQDLHEKMGRRAIKEFAKGMMIQERLRLAGMMRALRRLREGKAELERASASLSGVSGRSSVSQSTHEGTTGAWMGGTDAGEGASSGARSGAGDG, from the exons ATGCAACCCCTAAATCCattcctcgccgccttcttccgAAGCTCCTTGCCGTCCCAGTGTACGCCGGTACATCAccacatcctcctcgtcccgaCCACCGACGTCCTCCTCACATGCCGCGAGATCGAGAGCGGCTCGACCTTCAACGAGGTCGTCACCTCAGAGGAGTTTCTAGCTAGTCATGTGCTGCGCATACCGGCGTCCAAcaccgcctcggccgccgccggaggcAAGGAGGGGGCGCAAAACCTGCGGGAGCTGAGGGGCAAGGCGAAGCAGTATCAGACCATCAATGGTCGCACAGTCGTTATCAAAGACGCCCACGTCTACAGTAATAAAG GCTTCAAGTCGCTCGCGCAAGCACAGCTGCTCAACGATTCGACATGGTACCCCGACTTGCTCGAGCCTCGCCAATGGCTCATCTACTACATTTCGCGACCGCTGGTTGGGGTGTGGGAGGAAATCAAGATCGAGCCTGCGATTCTGATTGAAGGCATGGCGAGACAGCGGGCGCTCGAGCAGAGCCGATcacccgccggcgccggcagcgaAGGTGCCATGCTGCCGCGCAAGAAGGACATCAAGAGCTTCCACGACCTCCTCAATCATTTCCCTATCATCGCGCGGCAGATGCAACCCGGCCTGGAGAAGCTATTCCGCGAATTCTCCACCGTCTTCGAGCGACCGCTGCCCCCGCCCCCTTCGGCCTTCCGAATACCCGACCCCGCGCCTGAGGGACCGATCACCAcggcgatgaagaaggcCAGATCCAACAGCATGTCTGCGGCCAGAAGGCCAAACGGTGTGCCTAATGGACTGCCAGTGACGGAAAACTTCTacgccgaggatgatgaggacgTGATGAGGGCATCGCTCGAGACTgccgtgacggcggcgattGACCTGTTCCAGGGCGTCGACAAGCAGCAACTTTCGATGCTGGGAGCCACGACGGATTTAACTGGCCCACTCGTGGAAAGGCTCATCGAGAGATACGTCTCGGAAAATGTGCACCACCTTTTGTTTCCACGTCTCAGCGCGTCAAAACGCCCTTACGACCTCGAACTGGAAGCCAAAGTTCGACAGATGGAGTTTATCGACCTGTCTCAACTGGGAATCGCCATCGAAGGCGGCTCTCGGGGGAAGCACGAACTGACGATACAGCTCGGtctggccgtcgaggaattcaagaagatgacgaaCGCCATGAGCGCGCAAGAAATGCTTGACTTGCTGCTGTCGACCATAAAGCTTGTAACTCATCTGACCAACTCTTCCCAGGCGCAAACGGCCTCTTCGTTCGAAAAGCCAACACTCACCGTCAACGCTGATACTCTCGTTTCTCTACTGTTGTTCGTGGTCATTCGAGCCCAAGTGAGACACCTACACGCCCGGCTCATTTACATCCGGCacttcatcttcattgaCGACGTTGACAACGGCGAAATGGGTTACGCTTTGAGCACGTTCGAAGCTGTACTGGCATACCTTGTTTTGGACTCGGCCGGACTGCGGAAGGCTAGTCGTCGAAACAAAGCATTGTGGGACGCTGCTTGCAATGGAAGCCTGGATGACCTGAAGAGGATTATGGAGCCTGACTCCAATGCCATCATCGATGACGACTTGTACGACTCACCGGAATCAAGTAGACGACCGTCTCGCAGCTGGAGCTACACCAATGGCTCTGCATCCAGAAGATCGTCTACTGCTCTAACGTTCTCGGACCGTTTCTCGTCAGGCTCTGGCCTCAGTCATGTCTTCCCGttccaggccgaggccgacggtgGCGAGCTCGAGTTCCCTTTGCCGCCTGTCCCTAGGAAGGTCAAGAGGGTTGCAATGGACACAAGGAGTATGTCAAGCGGGTCCGAGATATCCTACCATTCGAGAGCGACTAGCAACGGGACCGTAGGCAGCGCGCTGGAAGGAGACATCAGCATCGATCGGTTATCGCAGACGCACAACTCGTTCGGCGAGTCAATTTTGATGATGGCCGTCCAAAACGAGAGGCCCCATCTGCTGCGGTACCTGTTGTCACTGAACGAGTATTACTCGCCTTCGGTGGTACTAGACGACATTAACAACGAGGACACCACACTGTTTAGTGCTGCGGTCCAGCTGGGTCACACAGAGCTGATCAACATCATCCTCGAGTTTgtcatggcctcggcgtcaAGAGAGCGGCTCGTCGAGTACTTGGCCCAGCAGGACATCTGGGGGCGCAGCTGCGCGCATTATCTGTTCCATGCGCCGTTTCTGATATCCCGGATCGGCAAATTAGTCCCCTGGCGGCAAAGGGACAAGAACGGGCAGACACCACTGTTTGCGCTGTGCCGGTCGTATGACCATGTTCATTACCGTGAAATggtggatgccggcctcgatgcgGCCACGGAAGCGCAGGGTGACGGGCTTTCGCTGCACGTCGATGATCATGTGGACGCCAAGGGGAACACGCTGCTTCACATTGTCAACGATCCCCAGCTCGCCCTCCGAATCCTCCAGCAGTGCGATGTCAACGTCAACGCTACTAACGAAAAGAAGTTCACGCCGCTGATGGTGGCCAGCAAATACGGCAGGCTGGACATGGTCCGGACATTGTTCATGGATGCAAGCGTCGACGTCGCAGCACGAGAGCTCCGAAGCCTGACGGCCGTCGAACTAGCCAAGGACGATGACATACGAAATAAGATTGACGACCTGGCACTCTTCAGCATGCCCCCTGCCGCGGATGGCCGCATCACCGGGGTCGTCAGGGCCTTTTTTGTGGAGGACGCGACCATCCGGCTGGTTTTGAAATCGGCCGCCCCGGCCGACCACATGAGCTACACCGTTACCACGAGCCGTCGGAATCTGTCCGATTTCGAGCATCTCGGCAACCTGCTTGCGCTTGAGAACCCGGCGTCATGGATCCCCGCAGTCGCCGGCGTGCGGTCACCGTTTCAGATACCCTCAAAGCCGTCGAGAGCGGTGCTGAGGGATATACAGACGCGGGCCGACTGGTTCCTCAAGATTATGCTCAACCACCCGACGTTTGCGACGCACGAAATGCTTTGGGAATTCTTCCTGGTGCCTGACATCCAGCTAGGCATGATGGAGCAGAGGAGCAATCTAAAGGCCGAGACACGAGCTGAGAAGGTCCGGGAAGAATACGAGCCCGTGAAGGATGTgcgcgaggtcgagcagTTCGTGGATCACGCCAGGGAAATGGTGCGCAGCGTCAACTACTCGACCAAGAGCGTGGCCAGAAGAGTCAACTCGATCGCCATTGTTGCATCAG ATCTCCACGATGCATCGGCTCTTCTGCACCGTGCCGTCTCGACGCTACCATTCCTGCCGCCAGCTTACATCACAGCACTCGAGTCGTACGTCCGCTCGATTGCACCGATGCAGTCAAACCCTTACGCCATCTTCCACTCGACGTTTTTGGCATCACAATCGACGATCCAGGCCCTTTTGTCCGCTCTCTCACGGCCGCCAGCCCAGATTGCGCAGATATCAGTCGCGCGCAAGTCGGTGGAAAGAAACTACAACTCGCTCACACGGTCGACTCGATGGCCACTCGGGCTGCTCGACGACACACGACAGCGATTCAacgaagagagggaggagaaggcccGGCAGTCGCAGGAGCAAGTGGACGACCTCGGTCGAGAGCTTCGATACTCGCAGCAGGTGGTGGCCGGGGAGCTGGCCGGGTGGCAAGACCTGCACGAAAAGAtggggcggcgggcgatCAAGGAATTCGCCAAGGGCATGATGATCCAGGAGCGGCTCCGGCTGGCCGGGATGATGCGGGCCCTGCGCAGACTGCGGGAAGGCAAGGCGGAGCTCGAGAGGGCATCCGCTTCTTTGTCAGGCGTTTCAGGGCGGTCGAGTGTGAGTCAATCGACGCACGAGGGGACAACGGGGGCGTGGATGGGGGGGACAGATGCAGGCGAGGGGGCCAGCAGCGGCGCGAGGTCGGGAGCAGGTGATGGATGA